A DNA window from Carnobacterium funditum DSM 5970 contains the following coding sequences:
- the murC gene encoding UDP-N-acetylmuramate--L-alanine ligase has product MNNETVYHFVGIKGSGMSALALILHDKGFKVQGSDVDKYFFTQKNIEDAEIPILTFDEKNIHEGLTIIAGNAFSDTHKEIVAAKKMNLPIIRYHDFLGEFLKLYTSITVTGSHGKTSTTGLLAHVMSTIADTSYLIGDGTGHGVPDADYFVLEACEYRRHFLAYHPDYAIITNIDYDHPDYFTSLDDVVSAFEEMSKLVKKAIIACGDDEQLVKLKTEVPIVYYGFGDNNDFQAKNLSRSITGSAFDVYIKNEFYGHYVIPIFGKHNILNALAVIAITYYEKLDKEKVMDNFTTFAGVKRRFTEKVVEDMIIIDDYAHHPSEIRATVDAARQKYPTKEIIAIFQPHTFTRTVAMLSEFATSLNLADTIYLCDIFGSAREQRGDVTIEDLAEKIDKGAVILKEENMSPLLKHHDGVAIFMGAGDVQKFEIAYETILSHSALSK; this is encoded by the coding sequence ATGAATAATGAAACAGTCTATCATTTTGTTGGAATTAAAGGTTCTGGTATGAGTGCACTAGCATTGATCCTTCATGATAAGGGTTTTAAAGTTCAAGGTTCTGATGTAGATAAATATTTTTTTACGCAAAAAAATATTGAAGACGCAGAAATTCCAATTTTAACTTTTGATGAGAAAAATATTCATGAAGGTTTAACAATTATTGCAGGTAATGCATTTTCGGATACACATAAAGAAATCGTTGCGGCTAAAAAAATGAATTTACCAATCATACGTTACCATGACTTCCTTGGTGAATTCTTAAAGCTGTACACAAGTATTACGGTTACGGGTTCTCATGGGAAAACAAGCACCACGGGATTGTTGGCTCATGTAATGAGCACAATTGCTGATACCAGCTATTTGATTGGTGATGGGACTGGACATGGAGTCCCAGATGCAGATTACTTTGTACTCGAAGCTTGTGAGTATAGACGACATTTTTTAGCGTACCATCCTGACTATGCTATTATTACAAATATTGACTATGATCATCCTGATTACTTTACTAGTCTAGACGATGTCGTCAGTGCCTTTGAAGAGATGTCTAAATTAGTTAAAAAAGCTATTATCGCGTGTGGTGATGATGAGCAATTAGTGAAACTTAAGACCGAAGTGCCAATTGTTTATTATGGATTTGGTGATAATAATGACTTCCAAGCTAAAAACTTAAGTCGCTCAATCACAGGTTCTGCTTTTGATGTATACATTAAAAATGAGTTTTATGGTCACTATGTTATTCCTATCTTCGGAAAACACAATATTCTAAATGCATTAGCCGTGATTGCTATCACTTACTATGAAAAATTAGATAAAGAAAAAGTAATGGATAATTTCACAACATTTGCAGGAGTTAAACGCCGTTTTACTGAAAAAGTAGTGGAAGATATGATTATTATTGATGACTATGCCCATCATCCATCAGAAATACGAGCAACAGTTGATGCTGCCCGTCAAAAATACCCAACTAAAGAAATTATTGCCATTTTTCAGCCGCATACATTTACTCGTACAGTGGCTATGCTAAGTGAGTTTGCTACTTCTTTGAACTTAGCAGATACCATTTATCTTTGTGACATTTTTGGTTCTGCTCGTGAGCAACGTGGGGATGTTACAATTGAAGACTTAGCTGAAAAAATTGATAAGGGCGCTGTCATATTAAAAGAAGAAAATATGTCTCCATTATTAAAACACCATGATGGAGTAGCTATCTTTATGGGTGCTGGAGATGTTCAGAAATTTGAAATTGCTTATGAAACAATATTAAGTCATTCAGCATTGAGTAAATAA
- a CDS encoding thioredoxin family protein — protein MQNLTSVEEFQQLSKSKKVIFYFKTDWCGDCIFIKPKMPEILKAHPEIQFVKVDRDEFIDLCEELSIVGIPSFLAYENGEETGRFVSKNRKTKEEIEAFIQTLIR, from the coding sequence ATGCAAAACTTAACTTCAGTAGAAGAGTTTCAACAATTAAGTAAAAGTAAAAAAGTCATTTTCTATTTTAAAACAGATTGGTGTGGTGATTGCATCTTTATTAAACCAAAAATGCCAGAAATTTTAAAAGCTCATCCAGAAATTCAATTTGTTAAAGTAGATCGTGATGAGTTTATCGATTTATGCGAAGAATTATCCATTGTCGGCATACCAAGTTTTCTTGCTTATGAGAATGGTGAGGAAACGGGAAGGTTTGTTAGCAAAAATCGTAAAACAAAAGAAGAAATAGAGGCATTTATTCAAACCTTAATAAGATGA
- the polA gene encoding DNA polymerase I, with protein sequence MTQKNKLLLIDGNSVAFRAFFALHQQLERFKNKNGLHTNALYGFHSMIESVLTKEKPSHVLVAFDAGKTTFRNQFFEEYKGGRSKTPNEFTEQMPYLRELLEGFGIKHYELSNYEADDIIGTLSDKVDPAIFDVVIISGDRDLTQLAKGNVRVDITVKGVSELKEYTIESIVNEMGIKPKQIIDLKGLAGDASDNIPGVTKIGEKTALKLLKEYHSVEGIYENIAQLKKSKMKENLINEKETAFLSKRLATIMLDTPITIDVNDLAYDGPNIERLIQFYKEMDFKTHLSKLDTTEYDAANEEKREEVSYELVTEITPDLFTDKMGLYLEMLTDNYHTSEIISVGWGDKNHIYVGNPEVVLKSNYFQDWAQNSALSKQVFDAKRTYVALERYGIELKNIQFDILLASYILNTKDNSKDLSEVAIEHDYFNVSPDEAIYGKGAKIHIPEDQSVMQEHIARKLRAIILLSDQLEQHLAQNNQTELFYDMELPLAMVLAKMEISGIKVDAQRLRKMKVEFAQRLSGIENRVYKLAGETFNLNSPKQLGVVLFEKMGYPVIKKTKTGYSTAVDVLEQLRDQAPIVEDILEYRQIAKLQSTYIEGLLKVIHGKNGKIHTRYMQTIAQTGRLSSIDPNLQNIPVRLEEGRKVRQAFVPSHEGWKIFASDYSQIELRVLAHISDDDHLKEAFIEGQDIHASTAMRVFGIEKQEDVTPEMRRRAKAVNFGIVYGISDYGLSKNLDISRKEAQTFIDTYFIKYPGVKIYMEDIVREAKEKGYVETLFHRRRYLPDINSRNFNLRSFAERTAMNTPIQGSAADIIKVAMIEMEKRLRTEGLKATMLLQVHDELIFEAPESEIPFLEKLVAEVMENAVALNVPLKVDSSSGDSWYESK encoded by the coding sequence ATGACTCAAAAAAACAAATTATTGTTGATTGATGGAAACAGCGTTGCTTTTCGGGCATTTTTTGCATTGCATCAACAATTAGAGCGATTTAAAAATAAAAATGGACTTCATACAAATGCATTGTATGGCTTTCATAGTATGATTGAGAGTGTTTTAACAAAAGAAAAGCCATCACACGTTTTAGTTGCTTTTGACGCTGGAAAAACAACTTTCCGGAATCAATTTTTCGAAGAATATAAAGGCGGACGTTCTAAAACACCGAATGAATTTACGGAGCAAATGCCTTATTTAAGAGAGCTCCTAGAAGGATTTGGTATCAAGCATTATGAATTAAGTAATTATGAAGCAGATGACATTATTGGCACGCTATCTGATAAAGTTGATCCTGCTATTTTTGATGTGGTGATTATTTCTGGAGATCGAGATTTGACACAGTTGGCCAAGGGAAATGTGAGAGTCGACATCACTGTAAAAGGAGTTAGCGAACTTAAAGAATATACAATCGAATCAATTGTAAATGAAATGGGGATTAAACCAAAACAAATCATTGATTTGAAAGGACTTGCTGGAGATGCTTCAGATAATATTCCAGGTGTAACTAAAATTGGAGAAAAAACGGCTTTGAAGCTTTTAAAAGAATACCATTCTGTTGAAGGGATATATGAAAATATCGCTCAATTAAAAAAGAGTAAAATGAAAGAAAACTTGATTAATGAAAAAGAAACGGCTTTTTTAAGTAAACGTCTAGCAACAATTATGCTTGATACTCCGATAACAATTGATGTCAATGATTTAGCATATGATGGACCAAATATAGAAAGGTTAATTCAGTTTTATAAAGAGATGGATTTTAAAACACATCTAAGTAAATTAGATACAACAGAATACGATGCTGCGAATGAAGAAAAAAGGGAAGAAGTCTCTTACGAATTAGTAACAGAGATTACTCCTGATTTATTTACGGATAAAATGGGGCTTTACCTCGAAATGTTAACAGATAACTACCATACTTCAGAAATTATAAGTGTTGGTTGGGGGGATAAAAACCATATTTACGTCGGAAATCCTGAAGTAGTTTTAAAATCAAACTATTTTCAGGATTGGGCACAAAACTCCGCTTTATCCAAACAAGTTTTTGATGCAAAGCGAACTTATGTTGCTCTAGAACGATATGGGATAGAATTAAAAAACATTCAATTTGATATACTTTTAGCTTCTTACATTTTAAACACTAAAGATAATAGTAAGGATTTATCAGAAGTCGCTATAGAACATGATTATTTTAATGTCTCACCAGATGAAGCAATTTATGGGAAAGGTGCTAAAATTCATATCCCGGAAGATCAATCTGTTATGCAAGAGCATATTGCTCGTAAGCTGAGAGCGATTATCTTATTAAGTGACCAACTTGAACAACATTTAGCACAAAATAATCAAACAGAGCTTTTTTATGATATGGAATTACCTTTAGCAATGGTTTTAGCAAAAATGGAAATAAGTGGAATAAAAGTTGATGCACAGCGCTTAAGAAAAATGAAAGTAGAATTTGCACAAAGATTATCTGGAATTGAAAATCGCGTTTATAAGCTAGCTGGAGAAACGTTTAATTTGAATTCACCTAAACAACTGGGAGTTGTTTTATTTGAAAAAATGGGCTACCCAGTAATTAAAAAAACAAAAACCGGTTACTCAACAGCTGTGGATGTATTAGAACAATTAAGAGATCAGGCTCCAATCGTTGAGGATATTTTAGAATATAGACAAATTGCGAAATTACAATCTACTTATATAGAAGGATTGTTGAAAGTTATTCACGGCAAGAACGGAAAAATTCATACTCGATATATGCAGACTATTGCCCAAACTGGACGTTTAAGTTCTATAGATCCTAATCTACAAAATATTCCTGTTAGATTAGAAGAAGGACGCAAGGTAAGACAAGCTTTTGTACCTAGTCATGAAGGTTGGAAGATATTTGCTTCCGATTACTCACAAATAGAATTGCGTGTATTAGCACATATTTCAGATGATGATCATTTAAAAGAAGCTTTCATTGAAGGACAAGATATCCATGCCAGTACAGCAATGAGAGTATTTGGCATTGAAAAACAAGAAGATGTAACACCAGAAATGCGTCGACGAGCCAAAGCCGTTAACTTCGGAATAGTTTATGGAATTAGCGATTATGGATTATCAAAAAACTTGGATATTAGCCGTAAAGAAGCTCAAACATTTATTGATACTTACTTTATTAAGTATCCAGGTGTAAAAATTTATATGGAAGACATCGTTCGTGAAGCTAAAGAAAAAGGATATGTTGAAACATTATTTCATAGAAGACGTTACTTGCCCGATATAAATTCGCGCAATTTCAATTTACGCTCGTTTGCAGAAAGAACGGCTATGAATACACCTATTCAAGGAAGTGCTGCTGATATTATTAAAGTAGCTATGATTGAAATGGAAAAACGTCTAAGAACTGAAGGGCTAAAGGCAACCATGTTGCTACAAGTTCATGATGAACTAATTTTTGAAGCGCCAGAATCTGAGATTCCTTTTCTTGAAAAATTAGTTGCTGAGGTAATGGAAAATGCCGTTGCTTTAAATGTGCCTTTAAAAGTAGATAGCAGTAGCGGAGATAGTTGGTATGAATCAAAATAA
- a CDS encoding universal stress protein: protein MEHEKQQYARILIAIDGSDSARRAFEKAILIAKRNDSELIIVHVIDSSFYNMGVQNSTFNAIEIDATEMEALLEEYSNEAKEAGIKSVKTELTKGSPKRLLSFEIPKKFQTDLIVVGSTGLNMIERWMVGSVSEYIIREASCDVLIVRDTKKEDEFRI from the coding sequence ATGGAACATGAGAAACAACAATACGCTCGTATTTTAATTGCTATTGATGGAAGTGATTCCGCGAGAAGAGCTTTTGAAAAAGCTATTCTAATTGCTAAACGTAATGATTCTGAATTAATCATTGTACATGTAATTGACTCAAGTTTTTATAATATGGGAGTCCAAAATTCTACCTTCAATGCTATCGAGATTGATGCAACAGAGATGGAAGCACTATTAGAAGAGTACAGCAACGAAGCTAAAGAAGCTGGAATAAAATCGGTTAAGACCGAATTGACTAAAGGATCTCCTAAGCGATTATTATCTTTCGAAATTCCAAAAAAATTCCAGACAGATTTAATTGTTGTAGGCAGTACGGGTCTTAATATGATTGAGCGTTGGATGGTTGGCAGTGTTAGTGAATATATTATTCGAGAAGCGAGTTGTGACGTTTTGATAGTAAGAGATACAAAAAAAGAGGATGAGTTTAGAATATGA
- the coaE gene encoding dephospho-CoA kinase (Dephospho-CoA kinase (CoaE) performs the final step in coenzyme A biosynthesis.), protein MTVILGLTGGIATGKSTVSNYFKELGIPIIDADIGSRIIVEPGTDGLKNIVTYFGDKILKSDGTLDRKRLGDIVFNDKAQLSELNSILEEYIRRWITEQIADYLKLNLPLIVLDIPLLYEKDYLSVVDLVMVVATTKEVQLKRLMERDKLTEKAAEMRISTQLPMKIKIKRADVVIDNNGTKNETQKQVRYWLKKLT, encoded by the coding sequence ATGACTGTTATTCTAGGTTTAACAGGAGGGATAGCGACAGGGAAATCCACAGTAAGCAATTATTTTAAAGAACTGGGTATTCCTATTATAGATGCAGACATTGGTTCAAGAATAATAGTTGAGCCAGGAACTGATGGGCTGAAAAATATTGTGACATACTTTGGGGATAAGATTCTTAAGTCGGATGGTACTTTGGATAGAAAAAGATTAGGTGATATTGTGTTTAATGACAAAGCACAATTAAGTGAATTGAACTCTATTTTGGAAGAATATATACGCAGATGGATTACTGAACAAATTGCTGATTACCTTAAACTAAATCTACCGTTGATTGTTTTAGATATTCCATTATTATATGAAAAAGATTATTTATCAGTAGTTGACTTAGTAATGGTAGTTGCAACGACAAAAGAAGTACAGTTAAAACGATTAATGGAACGTGATAAGCTAACTGAAAAGGCAGCTGAAATGAGAATCTCTACGCAACTGCCCATGAAGATTAAAATTAAAAGAGCAGACGTAGTCATAGATAATAATGGTACAAAAAATGAAACGCAAAAACAAGTTCGCTATTGGTTAAAAAAATTAACCTAA
- the mutM gene encoding DNA-formamidopyrimidine glycosylase — protein sequence MPELPEVETVRQGLLKLVQGSTVTGVDIYWERIISGDIHSEEFSSQLIGNRLLNIDRRGKYLIFNFDHWNMVSHLRMEGKYEVSNTNEPLKKHTHVVFHLSDGRDLRYLDVRKFGRMTLVPKGEEFNVTGLKTIGPEPIPETFNLTVFNKTLKQKSRAIKPLLLEQKIVAGLGNIYVDEALFKAKIHPLRPANSLKSKEVEQLHQAIIDVLRKAVLAGGTTIRTYKNALGEAGNFQVELYVYGKTSEPCVNCGAPIQKIKVAQRGTHICVNCQKLTKKNSLPRS from the coding sequence TTGCCAGAGTTACCAGAAGTAGAAACAGTTAGACAAGGTTTATTGAAGCTTGTTCAAGGAAGCACAGTTACAGGAGTAGACATTTACTGGGAACGAATTATTTCTGGAGACATTCATAGTGAAGAATTTTCTTCTCAATTAATAGGCAATCGTCTATTAAATATTGATAGAAGAGGAAAATATTTAATATTTAATTTTGACCATTGGAACATGGTTTCTCATTTGAGAATGGAAGGTAAATATGAAGTCTCTAATACAAATGAACCACTAAAAAAACACACTCATGTCGTGTTTCATTTGTCAGATGGTCGTGATTTGCGCTATTTAGATGTTCGTAAATTTGGGAGGATGACTTTAGTCCCAAAAGGTGAAGAATTTAACGTAACAGGTTTGAAAACAATTGGACCTGAACCGATTCCTGAAACATTCAATTTAACTGTTTTCAATAAAACATTGAAACAAAAAAGTAGAGCAATAAAACCTCTTTTATTAGAACAAAAAATTGTTGCTGGGTTAGGGAATATCTATGTAGATGAGGCTTTATTTAAAGCTAAAATCCATCCTCTTAGACCGGCTAATTCATTGAAATCTAAAGAAGTAGAACAACTGCATCAAGCAATCATTGATGTTCTTAGAAAAGCAGTACTAGCGGGTGGAACGACTATTAGGACCTACAAAAATGCTCTGGGGGAAGCAGGGAATTTTCAAGTGGAATTGTATGTTTACGGCAAAACAAGTGAACCCTGTGTAAATTGTGGTGCTCCGATACAAAAAATAAAAGTAGCTCAAAGAGGCACTCACATTTGTGTAAACTGCCAAAAGCTAACTAAAAAGAATAGTTTGCCTCGATCTTAA
- the ytpR gene encoding YtpR family tRNA-binding protein: MISCYNKDGIGDVLLVMTKNSIPKDQDFETKEKITRIFNNVTKETVGYNFFDVSNHIQINGNGPLTLDAEQIRVVNTLLSKEGFTDQLKIDKAPKFVVGYVKECVLHPNSDHLSITQIEIDNQEVVQIVCGASNIAIGQKVVVAKVGAMMTDGTTIWDGELRGESSHGMVCSARELGIKETTAKKGILILSDSSITGTEFLI, translated from the coding sequence ATAATTAGCTGTTACAATAAAGATGGTATTGGAGATGTGCTTTTGGTTATGACCAAAAATAGTATACCCAAAGATCAAGATTTTGAGACAAAAGAGAAAATCACGCGTATTTTTAATAACGTAACAAAAGAAACAGTAGGGTATAATTTTTTTGATGTTTCTAATCATATACAAATAAACGGAAATGGACCACTAACATTAGACGCTGAGCAAATTAGAGTTGTCAATACCCTTCTTTCAAAAGAAGGGTTTACTGACCAACTGAAAATAGATAAAGCACCTAAATTTGTCGTTGGATATGTAAAAGAATGTGTCTTACATCCTAATTCTGATCACTTATCTATCACTCAAATAGAAATAGATAATCAAGAAGTTGTTCAGATTGTATGCGGGGCCTCTAACATTGCAATTGGACAAAAAGTTGTAGTGGCTAAAGTTGGGGCAATGATGACCGATGGAACGACTATCTGGGATGGAGAACTAAGAGGAGAATCAAGTCACGGTATGGTCTGTTCTGCCAGAGAATTAGGGATAAAAGAAACTACGGCTAAAAAAGGTATTTTAATCTTGTCAGATTCTAGCATAACGGGTACTGAATTCCTAATATAA
- a CDS encoding DNA translocase FtsK: MSKYDGPSYKKDQKRLKKSEFPFYRDSAQATKKDNLFDRSKTSKFEKPIKITREINVDVTEKLFSEEINKSNDERKKWLSNENKDDSKTAQLSSYKKSNSNKSKEDSKSAEMFKRDEATYQKRRSSTPFKVQKIPSPYYGFNKNLKIETAKVNYKKILRTLEKKEDDFILSIDHLCEPIINLDDDENKTNQENQKVLQQPSLLEQPKKKLSRSLSAMIEEERDNQINRQNKGTSYFNTINIVQETKKITNPEVTPANKSIRLNSNEKLINPIVTNKQMIDKEVKSKPITLGKKDTMTDEEIEMLELKAALSRFKYIEKKAEKEKQQSVIKEKENKSVSKDTDISQLTETDQPVEVDKSSKEETLSIEKEYQEDEALKNDRTITEPEPEPKPEPEPEPEPEPEPEPEPEPEPEPEPEPEPEPEPEPEPEPEPEPEPEPEPEPEPEPEPEPEPEPEPEPEPEPEPEPEPEPEPDNEERNKNLLNNSPDEWISDEKEHLREYNFPSLELLNPPVDFPSNAIDDWVLGQAELLNETLDAFNILAQVVGWTVGPAVTQFELQLGRGVKVNKITNLSDDLKLALAAKDIRIEAPIPGKNTVGVEIPNRISRPVMLSEVMASEKFKNSHSPLTVALGVNLAGDAIVSTLDKMPHGLIAGATGSGKSVFINSILVSLLYKAKPNEVKLILIDPKAVELAPYNAIPHLLSPVISEPKAASEALKWAVNEMEERYQKLALAGVRNIQRFNEKAHEHGDYGLILPYIVIVIDELADLMMVASSDVQDSIVRITQKARAAGIHLLVATQRPSVDVITGTIKNNIPTRIAFMVSSQVDSRTIMDSGGAEKLLGKGDMLFLENGASQPIRIQGTYVEKEIDNIVKHVKEQRKTNYLFEPESLLARVEAVEGKDELYEEILLFIIEEGQVSASSLQRKFKIGFNRASNLIEALENENLISPNKGSKPRDVFITKTDYEERCKKHN; the protein is encoded by the coding sequence ATGTCAAAATATGATGGACCAAGTTATAAAAAAGACCAGAAACGGTTGAAGAAATCTGAGTTTCCTTTCTATCGTGACTCTGCACAGGCTACGAAGAAAGACAACCTTTTTGATAGGTCTAAAACATCAAAATTTGAAAAGCCTATAAAAATAACTCGAGAAATTAACGTTGATGTTACAGAAAAGTTGTTTTCTGAAGAGATAAATAAAAGTAATGATGAACGAAAAAAATGGTTGTCAAATGAAAATAAGGATGACAGTAAAACAGCACAATTATCGTCCTATAAAAAAAGTAACTCAAATAAATCAAAAGAAGACAGTAAATCAGCGGAAATGTTTAAAAGGGATGAAGCAACTTATCAGAAAAGACGGAGTTCAACCCCATTTAAAGTTCAAAAAATTCCTTCTCCGTACTATGGTTTTAATAAAAATTTAAAAATAGAAACAGCAAAAGTAAATTATAAAAAAATATTGAGAACTCTCGAAAAAAAAGAAGATGATTTTATTTTATCTATTGATCATCTCTGTGAACCCATCATCAATCTAGATGATGATGAAAATAAGACTAATCAAGAGAATCAAAAAGTTCTTCAACAACCTAGTCTTTTAGAACAGCCAAAGAAAAAACTGAGCCGTTCGTTATCAGCAATGATAGAAGAAGAGCGAGATAATCAAATCAATCGCCAGAATAAAGGAACGAGTTATTTTAATACTATAAATATTGTCCAAGAGACAAAAAAAATAACAAACCCAGAAGTTACACCAGCTAATAAATCTATTCGTTTGAATTCAAACGAAAAATTAATTAATCCAATAGTAACTAATAAGCAAATGATAGATAAAGAAGTGAAATCGAAACCAATTACTTTGGGAAAAAAAGATACGATGACAGATGAAGAAATCGAAATGTTAGAACTTAAAGCAGCACTTAGTCGGTTTAAGTACATTGAAAAAAAGGCTGAAAAAGAAAAACAACAGTCTGTAATTAAAGAAAAAGAAAATAAAAGTGTATCAAAAGACACAGATATTAGTCAACTAACAGAAACTGATCAACCAGTAGAAGTTGATAAAAGTAGCAAAGAAGAAACCTTAAGTATAGAAAAAGAGTATCAAGAAGATGAGGCTCTGAAAAATGACAGAACAATCACAGAACCAGAACCAGAACCAAAACCAGAACCAGAACCAGAACCAGAACCAGAACCAGAACCAGAACCAGAACCAGAACCAGAACCAGAACCAGAACCAGAACCAGAACCAGAACCAGAACCAGAACCAGAACCAGAACCAGAACCAGAACCAGAACCAGAACCAGAACCAGAACCAGAACCAGAACCAGAACCAGAACCAGAACCAGAACCAGAACCAGAACCAGAACCAGAACCAGAACCAGAACCAGAACCAGAACCAGAACCAGATAATGAAGAAAGAAACAAGAATTTATTAAATAATAGTCCTGATGAATGGATTAGTGATGAAAAAGAACATCTGAGAGAATACAACTTTCCATCGTTAGAATTATTGAATCCACCAGTTGATTTTCCAAGCAATGCTATTGATGATTGGGTTTTAGGACAAGCTGAATTATTAAATGAAACGTTAGATGCTTTTAATATTCTTGCTCAAGTAGTGGGATGGACTGTCGGTCCTGCGGTTACACAGTTTGAGTTGCAATTAGGTCGTGGTGTCAAAGTAAATAAGATCACTAATTTATCAGATGATTTAAAACTGGCTTTAGCAGCTAAAGATATTAGAATTGAAGCGCCAATTCCAGGGAAAAATACTGTAGGTGTTGAAATACCAAATAGAATTTCAAGACCCGTTATGCTTTCTGAGGTAATGGCTAGCGAGAAATTTAAAAATAGTCATTCACCATTAACGGTTGCACTTGGTGTGAATTTAGCAGGAGATGCTATAGTGTCGACACTTGATAAAATGCCTCATGGTCTAATCGCTGGCGCAACAGGATCAGGTAAAAGTGTCTTTATTAATTCTATTTTAGTTAGTTTATTATATAAAGCTAAGCCGAATGAAGTGAAACTTATTTTGATTGATCCTAAAGCAGTTGAACTAGCACCGTACAATGCCATTCCACATTTATTGTCACCCGTTATTTCTGAACCAAAAGCTGCAAGTGAAGCCTTAAAGTGGGCTGTCAATGAAATGGAAGAACGCTACCAAAAATTGGCCTTAGCTGGTGTAAGAAATATTCAAAGATTTAACGAAAAAGCTCACGAGCATGGAGATTATGGGCTAATATTGCCCTATATTGTCATTGTTATCGATGAATTAGCTGATTTAATGATGGTAGCTAGCAGTGATGTTCAAGATTCAATTGTGCGTATAACTCAAAAAGCACGTGCTGCTGGAATTCATTTGTTAGTAGCGACTCAACGTCCAAGTGTGGATGTTATTACTGGAACGATTAAAAATAATATTCCTACTCGTATAGCTTTCATGGTGTCCAGCCAAGTAGATTCACGAACAATTATGGATTCAGGCGGAGCTGAAAAATTGCTTGGTAAGGGAGATATGCTATTTTTAGAAAATGGCGCAAGTCAGCCTATCCGTATTCAAGGAACATATGTCGAAAAAGAAATAGACAACATTGTAAAACATGTAAAAGAACAACGGAAAACAAATTATTTGTTTGAACCTGAAAGCTTATTGGCTAGAGTAGAAGCTGTTGAGGGAAAAGATGAATTATATGAAGAAATTTTGCTTTTCATAATTGAAGAAGGTCAAGTTTCAGCTTCCTCATTACAACGTAAGTTTAAAATAGGATTTAATAGAGCCTCTAATTTAATTGAGGCGCTAGAAAATGAAAATTTGATTTCACCCAATAAAGGATCGAAACCACGGGATGTTTTTATAACAAAAACTGACTATGAAGAACGGTGCAAAAAGCATAACTAA